One Scomber scombrus chromosome 1, fScoSco1.1, whole genome shotgun sequence DNA segment encodes these proteins:
- the LOC133999335 gene encoding tripartite motif-containing protein 16-like: MAQKDQLDRETFSCSICLDLPKDPVTIPCGHSYCMSCIKTHWDGEDQRKTYSCPQCRQAFTPRPVLKKSTMLAALVEQLKKTGLQSAPADHCYAGPEDVACDVCTGRKLKAFKSCLTCPASYCENHLQPHLKSTKLKKHKLVEPSEKLQENICSRHDEVMKMFCRTDQQSICSLCSVDEFKGHDTVPAAAERTERQRELEVSRLNIQQRIQHREKDVKLLQQEVEAVSLSADKAVEDSEKIFTQLIRLLQKRSSDVKQQIRSQQETEVSRVKELQEKLQQEITELKRKDAELKQLSHTEDHNQFLHNYPSVSRLSEPTDSSSINICPLRYFEDVTAAVSELRDKLKDILRDEWTNISLAEKEPEPKTRAEFLQYSREITLDPNTAHTYLLLSEGNRKAERMRQQQSYSSHTDRFTFWCQVLSRESLTGRCYWEVDWSGGGGADVAVTYKNISRAGRESGFGLNDTSWSLVCDTDSYNVYFNSIKTPVSGPGSSRVGVYLDHSAGILSFYSVSGTMTLLHRVQTTFTQPLYAGLCVGATAELCKLK, translated from the coding sequence atggcgcagaaagatcagctggaccgagaaaCTTTCTCTTGttccatctgtctggatctaccgAAAGACccggtgactattccctgtggacacagctactgtatgagctgtattaaaacacactgggatggagaggatcagaggaagacttacagctgccctcagtgcagacaggccttcacaccgaggcctgtcctgaagaaaagcaccatgttagcagctttagtggagcagctgaagaagactggactccaatctgctcctgctgatcactgctatgctggacctgaagatgtggcctgtgatgtctgcactgggaggaagctgaaagccttcaagtcctgtttGACCTGTCCtgcctcttactgtgagaatcacctccagcctcacttaaaatcaaccaaattaaagaaacacaagctggtggagccctcggagaagctccaggagaacatctgctctcgtcatgatgaggtgatgaagatgttctgccGTACAGATCAGCAGAGTATCtgttctctctgctctgtggatgaatttaaaggccacgacacagtcccagctgcagcagaaaggactgagaggcagagagagctcgaggtgagtcgactaaacatccagcagagaatccagcacagagagaaagatgtgaagctgcttcaacaggaggtggaggccgtcagtctgtctgctgataaagcagtggaggacagtgagaagatcttcactcagctgatccgtctcctccagaaaagaagctctgatgtgaagcagcagatcagatcccagcaggaaactgaagtgagtcgagtcaaagagcttcaggagaagctgcagcaggagatcactgagctgaagaggaaagacgctgaactgaagcagctctcacacacagaggatcacaaccagtttctacacaactacccctcagtgtcacgactcagtgaacctacagactcatccagcatcaatatctgtcctctgagatactttgaggatgtgacagcagctgtgtcagagctcagagataaacttaaggacatcctgagggacgaatggacaaacatctcactggcaGAGAAAGAACcagagcccaagaccagagctgagttcttacaatattcacgtgaaatcactctggatccaaacacagcacacacatatctgttgttatctgaggggaacagaaaagcagaGCGAATGAGacaacaacagtcttattctagtcacacagacagattcactttTTGGtgtcaggtcctgagtagagagagtctgactggacgttgttactgggaggtggactggagcggaggaggaggagctgatgtAGCAGTCACATACAAGaacatcagcagagcaggacgTGAATCTGGATTTGGACTCAATGACACATCTTGGTCTTTAGTTTGTGACACTGAcagttataatgtttatttcaacagcattaaaactcccgtctcaggtcccggttcctccagagtcggagtgtacctggatcacagcgcaggtattctgtccttctacagcgtctctggaaccatgactctcctccacagagtccagaccacattcactcagcctctctatgctggactctGTGTTGGAgccacagctgagttgtgtaaactgAAATAG